The following are from one region of the Hymenobacter sp. YIM 151858-1 genome:
- a CDS encoding outer membrane protein assembly factor: MQLAALVLTLGCPLLAHAATTAPAWAPDSAKVRRVGVLPVPAIGYAPETRGYLGAVALFTLRLYPNDSLTRTSNAKLEVNFTQNRQRIFSGEWTVLLRREQYLSQGQVAYLRFPEYFWGVGNQSPESAKELVDSRRVEVRATALRKLRPYVFAGPRVQLQHLYGVRPAAGGLLEGGQPVGSRGGTSSGAGYELVYDGRDNLLNPQRRGYARLAQTFFGGWLGSDFRFTRYELDVRRYQRLGKRVVLAGQVTGVFHSGEPPFRMLALLGSEADMRGYYRGRFRDRQYAAAQAELRFPVYKRLGAVAFAGGGQVARNLGGFGPNALKPTAGAGLRFLMDRRENINLRLDYAIGQDGSSGFYIAFGEAF, encoded by the coding sequence GTGCAATTGGCAGCCCTGGTCCTTACGCTGGGCTGCCCGCTGCTGGCCCACGCGGCCACCACGGCGCCCGCGTGGGCCCCCGATTCGGCGAAAGTGCGGCGGGTGGGGGTGCTACCGGTGCCGGCCATCGGCTACGCGCCCGAAACGCGCGGCTACCTGGGGGCCGTGGCGTTGTTTACGTTACGCTTGTACCCGAACGATAGCCTCACGCGCACCTCCAACGCCAAGCTCGAGGTCAATTTCACGCAAAACCGGCAACGCATTTTCAGCGGCGAGTGGACGGTGCTGTTGCGCCGCGAGCAGTACCTAAGCCAGGGGCAGGTGGCGTACCTGCGCTTTCCGGAGTATTTCTGGGGTGTGGGCAACCAGTCGCCCGAATCGGCTAAGGAACTGGTAGATAGCCGCCGCGTGGAGGTGCGCGCCACCGCCCTCCGCAAGCTGCGGCCCTACGTGTTTGCGGGCCCACGCGTGCAGTTGCAGCACCTGTACGGCGTGCGCCCGGCCGCCGGGGGCTTGCTGGAGGGCGGCCAACCCGTGGGCAGCCGCGGCGGCACCTCGAGCGGGGCGGGCTACGAGCTGGTGTACGATGGCCGTGACAACCTGCTAAATCCCCAACGGCGCGGCTACGCCCGCCTGGCGCAAACGTTTTTTGGCGGATGGCTGGGCAGCGACTTCCGCTTTACCCGCTACGAGCTGGATGTGCGCCGGTACCAGCGCCTGGGCAAGCGGGTGGTGCTGGCCGGGCAGGTTACGGGCGTGTTCCACTCGGGCGAGCCACCCTTCCGGATGCTGGCGCTGCTCGGCTCGGAGGCCGATATGCGCGGCTACTACCGCGGCCGTTTCCGCGACCGGCAGTACGCCGCTGCGCAGGCCGAACTGCGCTTTCCGGTGTACAAGCGCCTAGGTGCGGTGGCCTTCGCTGGCGGCGGGCAGGTAGCCCGCAACCTCGGCGGCTTCGGCCCGAACGCGCTGAAACCAACCGCCGGGGCCGGCCTGCGCTTTCTGATGGATCGGCGCGAAAACATCAACCTCCGCCTCGATTACGCCATCGGGCAGGACGGCAGCAGCGGCTTTTACATTGCTTTTGGCGAGGCGTTTTGA
- a CDS encoding GNAT family N-acetyltransferase has product MPTIPLPETERLALRQLTPADLDTLHRLDSDPEVMRYIIPPRTYDGTRAYLEELIANYPKFPGLGRWAVIEKTTGAFVGVHVLKHLEASGHIEVGYRFFPEYWGRGYATEMTKALLRYGFENLGLQQIVGVTNPENRASQHVLEKCGLRYRHMAEFYGGPVRFYTIDNPLPTAPSGPLS; this is encoded by the coding sequence TTGCCCACCATTCCGCTGCCCGAAACCGAGCGCCTGGCTCTGCGCCAGCTTACCCCGGCCGACCTCGATACCCTGCACCGCCTCGACTCCGACCCCGAGGTGATGCGCTACATCATTCCGCCGCGCACCTACGATGGCACCCGTGCTTACCTCGAGGAGCTGATAGCCAATTACCCGAAGTTTCCGGGCCTGGGGCGCTGGGCCGTAATCGAGAAAACCACCGGCGCGTTTGTGGGCGTGCACGTGCTCAAGCACCTCGAAGCCTCGGGCCACATCGAGGTGGGCTACCGCTTCTTCCCCGAGTATTGGGGCCGCGGCTACGCTACCGAAATGACCAAGGCCCTGCTGCGCTACGGCTTCGAGAACCTAGGGCTGCAGCAAATTGTGGGCGTTACCAACCCCGAAAACCGGGCATCGCAGCACGTGCTCGAAAAGTGCGGCCTGCGCTACCGGCACATGGCCGAATTTTACGGCGGGCCCGTGCGGTTTTACACCATCGACAATCCACTGCCAACAGCCCCCTCTGGCCCGCTAAGCTAG
- a CDS encoding c-type cytochrome → MKQVVSKLWAPALLGLALAACSTARRSEPLGGSLSVGGNEQVQRGHQVFMLNCQKCHPGGEAGAGPALNNVPLPGAALRFRIRSRAFFAGVGRMPSFKQHEISAEQLDDLVAYMKALRRTAPDKALTSGPVRAPKSK, encoded by the coding sequence ATGAAGCAAGTTGTAAGCAAATTATGGGCCCCGGCCCTGCTCGGGCTGGCGCTGGCCGCCTGCTCCACCGCCCGCCGCAGCGAGCCCCTAGGTGGCAGCCTCAGCGTGGGCGGCAACGAGCAAGTGCAGCGGGGCCACCAGGTGTTTATGCTGAACTGCCAGAAGTGCCACCCCGGCGGCGAGGCCGGTGCCGGCCCGGCCCTCAACAACGTGCCGCTGCCCGGCGCCGCCCTGCGGTTTCGCATCCGCAGCCGGGCGTTTTTTGCGGGCGTAGGGCGCATGCCCTCGTTTAAGCAGCACGAAATCTCGGCCGAACAGCTCGACGACCTGGTAGCGTACATGAAGGCCCTGCGCCGCACCGCACCCGACAAAGCCCTGACCAGCGGCCCCGTACGTGCGCCCAAGAGCAAATAA
- a CDS encoding GNAT family N-acetyltransferase has product MLTLPETRNLTLRRITPDDFDIYYLLNTEPQIMATIGPPKSAEVVRQYLDNMAADYERWPNMGRFLTIEKASGEVVGLHLLKPLDQTELIEVGYRLLPAFWGRGYATEMAKALVQYGFEQLNLPQVVGITTDANIASQHVLEKCGLRFQGMAYYYGAEQRFYSADNPNLPAQ; this is encoded by the coding sequence ATGCTTACACTACCTGAAACCCGAAATTTAACACTCCGGCGCATCACGCCCGACGATTTTGATATTTACTACCTGCTGAATACCGAGCCGCAGATCATGGCGACAATCGGCCCCCCGAAAAGCGCGGAGGTAGTGCGTCAGTACTTGGATAACATGGCCGCCGATTACGAGCGTTGGCCCAACATGGGCCGTTTTCTCACGATCGAAAAGGCCTCGGGTGAAGTAGTAGGCCTGCATCTGCTGAAGCCCCTGGATCAGACGGAGCTTATCGAGGTAGGCTACCGCCTGCTGCCTGCTTTCTGGGGACGCGGCTACGCAACCGAAATGGCTAAAGCGCTGGTGCAGTACGGCTTTGAGCAGTTGAATTTGCCACAGGTGGTGGGCATCACTACCGATGCTAACATTGCCTCGCAGCACGTACTCGAAAAATGCGGTCTGCGCTTTCAGGGCATGGCCTACTACTACGGGGCTGAGCAGCGCTTCTACTCCGCCGACAACCCCAACCTTCCCGCCCAATAA
- a CDS encoding transmembrane 220 family protein yields MRYRYLFGTLSLLLVVFAALQLNDPDPLLWVTLYLLPAATLAWAARRPLPRWLPGLLAVAYLGLGAWWWPTRFDGVTGPMNPGTTIEDAREALGLFICAGCLAVAGWLGQARRGSFVARLESQG; encoded by the coding sequence ATGCGCTACCGCTACTTATTTGGCACCCTCAGCCTGCTACTGGTGGTGTTTGCCGCCTTGCAGCTCAACGACCCCGACCCGCTGCTGTGGGTTACGCTGTACCTGCTGCCGGCCGCCACCCTGGCCTGGGCCGCCCGCCGCCCGTTGCCGCGCTGGCTGCCAGGCCTGCTGGCCGTGGCCTACCTAGGGCTGGGCGCCTGGTGGTGGCCTACCCGGTTCGATGGCGTAACCGGACCGATGAACCCCGGCACCACCATAGAGGATGCGCGCGAGGCCCTGGGCTTGTTTATTTGCGCAGGCTGCCTGGCAGTGGCGGGCTGGCTCGGGCAAGCACGCCGCGGCAGCTTCGTGGCCCGTTTGGAGTCTCAGGGCTAA
- a CDS encoding vitamin K epoxide reductase family protein yields MNPQQLSQELRLEKTPDLTRRRWIIGLSLLGAALGQIVTLYQTGIIRHLPDPPLDVFDSDKVDASNYAYKRLDTPDAAGMIVTYGITTALASAGGKSRALNKPWLPLMMGTKILSDVLTNMKLAQEEWAENKKLCFYCQLANVASLASLALAVPEVIRSVKNLQKGTGPNSVAQV; encoded by the coding sequence ATGAATCCGCAGCAACTCAGCCAGGAATTACGCCTCGAAAAAACGCCCGACCTCACGCGCCGCCGCTGGATTATCGGCTTGTCGTTGCTGGGTGCGGCCCTAGGTCAGATCGTGACGCTGTACCAAACAGGCATCATCCGGCACTTGCCCGATCCGCCCCTCGATGTGTTTGATTCCGATAAAGTTGATGCCTCCAACTACGCCTACAAGCGCCTCGATACGCCCGACGCCGCCGGCATGATCGTGACTTACGGCATCACCACGGCCCTGGCCTCGGCCGGGGGCAAAAGCCGCGCCCTCAATAAGCCCTGGCTGCCACTGATGATGGGCACCAAAATCCTGAGCGACGTGCTGACGAACATGAAACTGGCGCAAGAGGAATGGGCCGAAAACAAAAAGCTGTGCTTCTATTGCCAGCTGGCCAACGTAGCCTCGCTCGCGTCGTTGGCCTTAGCGGTGCCCGAGGTAATTCGGTCAGTAAAAAACCTGCAGAAAGGCACCGGCCCCAACAGCGTGGCGCAGGTGTAG
- a CDS encoding PQQ-dependent sugar dehydrogenase has product MNDFTPTPRVFLPLALLLATALSGCYKLRGHYGGTQTFEPLARRVEATDVAVPAGYRVEAVAQGLTYPTGIAFDERGTPYVLEAGYSYGEVWTAPRLLRLEAGGRTSEVYVGGKNGPWTGVTYHDGNFYISEGGQLEGGRILRVSPQGQMSVVVDKLPSYGDHHTNMPLVGPDGYLYFGQGTATNSGVVGPDNADYGWLTRRREFHDIPCQDITLTGENFQSDNPLTEAKDDKITTGAYVPFGTATTQGQVIKGQLPCTGAIMRVSLRGGTPELVAWGLRNPFGLAYSPDGRLFTTENAYDTRGSRPGYGCGDVLWEIKPGAWYGFPDYSAGQPMNTSDYETPKRDPKFLLAKHPQQPPKPAAILGVHSSSNGFDFSRAAAFGHVGEAFVAQFGDMAPEVGRVYGPVGYKVVRVNPATGAVEDFVVNKGRTNGPASEIGSAGLERPVAARFDPTGSALYVVDFGVMPMTEQGPSPRKQTGVVWKITKQ; this is encoded by the coding sequence ATGAACGATTTTACGCCAACCCCGCGGGTGTTTCTGCCGCTGGCTCTTTTGCTCGCCACGGCCCTCAGCGGCTGCTACAAGCTGCGCGGCCACTACGGCGGCACGCAAACCTTCGAGCCGCTGGCCCGGCGCGTGGAGGCAACCGATGTGGCCGTGCCCGCCGGCTACCGCGTAGAGGCCGTAGCGCAGGGGCTCACCTACCCCACGGGCATTGCGTTTGACGAGCGCGGCACGCCCTACGTGCTCGAGGCCGGCTACTCGTACGGCGAGGTATGGACGGCCCCGCGCCTGCTGCGACTGGAGGCCGGCGGCCGCACCAGCGAGGTGTACGTAGGCGGCAAAAACGGCCCCTGGACAGGCGTAACCTACCACGACGGCAACTTCTACATTTCGGAAGGCGGCCAGCTGGAGGGCGGGCGCATTCTGCGCGTGTCGCCGCAGGGCCAAATGAGCGTGGTGGTGGATAAGCTGCCCAGCTACGGCGACCACCACACCAACATGCCCTTGGTGGGCCCCGATGGCTACCTGTACTTCGGGCAGGGCACAGCCACAAATTCGGGCGTGGTGGGCCCCGATAATGCCGACTACGGCTGGCTTACGCGCCGCCGCGAGTTCCACGACATTCCGTGCCAGGACATTACCCTCACGGGCGAAAACTTTCAGTCCGACAACCCGCTTACCGAGGCCAAAGACGACAAGATTACCACCGGCGCCTACGTGCCCTTTGGCACGGCCACTACCCAGGGGCAGGTTATTAAAGGCCAGCTACCCTGCACCGGCGCCATTATGCGCGTTTCGTTGCGCGGCGGCACGCCCGAGCTGGTGGCCTGGGGCCTGCGCAACCCCTTCGGCTTGGCTTACTCGCCCGACGGCCGCCTCTTCACCACCGAAAACGCCTACGATACCCGCGGCTCGCGGCCCGGCTACGGCTGCGGCGACGTGCTCTGGGAAATCAAGCCCGGCGCGTGGTACGGCTTCCCCGATTACTCGGCCGGCCAGCCCATGAACACCTCCGACTACGAAACGCCTAAGCGCGACCCCAAATTTTTGCTGGCCAAGCACCCGCAGCAGCCGCCTAAGCCTGCGGCCATCCTGGGCGTGCATTCGTCGTCGAACGGCTTCGATTTCTCGCGCGCGGCGGCCTTTGGGCATGTGGGCGAGGCGTTTGTGGCGCAGTTCGGCGACATGGCCCCCGAAGTTGGCCGCGTATACGGGCCCGTAGGCTACAAAGTGGTGCGCGTGAACCCCGCCACCGGGGCCGTGGAGGATTTTGTGGTGAACAAGGGCCGCACCAACGGCCCGGCCTCCGAAATTGGCAGCGCCGGCCTGGAGCGCCCCGTAGCAGCCCGCTTCGACCCCACCGGCTCGGCCCTGTACGTGGTCGATTTTGGCGTGATGCCCATGACGGAGCAAGGCCCCAGCCCCCGCAAGCAAACCGGCGTGGTCTGGAAGATTACCAAGCAGTAA
- a CDS encoding gliding motility-associated C-terminal domain-containing protein, translated as MIFFTDLQLRWQGGLLVLWLLIAYSAPAQNTPPTKRWDITLGGAEHESLEQVQQTLDGGYLLGGTSSSGLSADKTQARPGLWLVKLNENGQKQWDWVFGPAGGASLDDMQQTADGGYVLAGTSNAGVSGDKSEPGRGGYDYWIIRLDAQGRKLWDRTLGGDDYDVLMAMRQTSDGGFVLGGRSYSGQSGDKSEPGRGSLDYWVVKLDAQGRKQWDRTLGGAQREEFTCLEVTTDGGCIVGGFSLSGVGADKSQPIRGSVDYWVVKLSASGTKQWDRTVGGDLTDVLTKMRQTPDGGYLLAGFSESKRSGERTEPKLGWGSDYWIVKLDATGAKQWDSTIGSSGHDELRALALTADGGYLLGGASVGNVSGHKTQPAMGFQDWWVVKLDGRGRKQWDRTYGGTRADELYSMQQTADLGFILAGSSDSGISADKSQPGRGGFDFWALRLNPTPPASGAPRAEIRGDSVLCQEPLLLTATSSVPAVGYRWSTGATTASIRPTQQGTYSVEVRFADGRTATDQQLVSLLTADVRITGDTTLCPGTRAQLVAAAPYATGYYWSTGDSTARISINQPGNYTVTAYFGTTCSASRQVVVRGPSAAIAGPTLLCPGTSATLTAVAPGASALRWSTGVTAPTLTITQAGTYRLEASFANGCVLTSTHTVAAGATVAAISGDSLFCPGGSVQLTAVAAGATGYRWSTGATTPTLTVTQPGWYAVEASYSNGCRTTARMRVRQLPPPVAFGLGRDTTICADEPLTLRAPTHFGPDAAYLWSDGSRGPELRVTQSGAYTLQVTTACGTVSASRKITVTDCALLANVITPNGDQHNDRWVLHHLPPGRYILEVFNRWGQRVYHSADYRNDWGPEAAAGTYYYKLRHTITQQVYQGWVEVLR; from the coding sequence GTGATCTTCTTTACTGATTTGCAGCTGCGCTGGCAAGGCGGGCTGCTGGTTTTGTGGTTGCTTATTGCTTATAGTGCACCCGCCCAAAACACCCCACCCACCAAACGCTGGGACATAACCCTGGGTGGCGCCGAACACGAATCACTCGAGCAGGTGCAGCAAACCCTCGACGGGGGATACTTGCTTGGCGGTACCTCTTCCTCCGGCTTATCGGCCGATAAAACACAGGCGCGCCCCGGTCTTTGGCTTGTCAAGCTTAACGAAAACGGCCAGAAACAGTGGGACTGGGTTTTCGGGCCTGCTGGCGGTGCCTCGCTCGACGACATGCAGCAAACCGCCGACGGCGGGTACGTGCTGGCAGGCACCTCCAACGCCGGCGTGAGCGGCGACAAATCGGAGCCCGGCCGCGGTGGCTACGATTACTGGATTATTCGGCTCGACGCGCAGGGCCGCAAGCTCTGGGACCGTACCCTGGGCGGCGACGATTACGACGTGCTTATGGCCATGCGCCAAACTTCCGACGGCGGTTTTGTGCTTGGGGGCCGCTCGTACTCGGGCCAATCGGGCGACAAGAGTGAGCCCGGCCGCGGCTCCTTGGATTACTGGGTAGTGAAACTCGACGCGCAAGGCCGCAAGCAGTGGGACCGCACCCTGGGCGGCGCCCAGCGCGAAGAATTTACCTGTCTGGAAGTTACCACCGACGGCGGCTGTATCGTGGGCGGCTTTTCGTTATCGGGCGTGGGAGCTGATAAAAGCCAGCCCATCCGCGGCTCCGTCGATTATTGGGTGGTGAAGCTCAGCGCCTCGGGTACCAAGCAGTGGGACCGTACCGTGGGCGGTGACCTTACCGACGTGCTCACCAAAATGCGCCAAACGCCCGACGGCGGCTACCTGCTGGCCGGCTTTTCCGAATCCAAGCGCTCGGGCGAGCGTACCGAGCCCAAGCTCGGCTGGGGCAGCGACTACTGGATTGTGAAGCTTGACGCCACCGGGGCCAAGCAGTGGGACTCGACCATTGGGAGCAGCGGCCACGACGAACTGCGCGCCCTGGCCCTCACGGCCGACGGCGGCTACTTGCTCGGCGGTGCCTCCGTGGGCAACGTATCGGGCCACAAAACGCAGCCCGCGATGGGGTTTCAGGATTGGTGGGTGGTAAAGCTCGACGGCCGCGGGCGCAAACAATGGGACCGCACCTACGGCGGCACCAGAGCCGATGAACTATACAGCATGCAGCAAACCGCCGACCTAGGATTTATCCTGGCCGGCTCGTCCGATTCGGGTATCTCGGCCGATAAGTCGCAGCCTGGCCGGGGCGGCTTCGATTTCTGGGCCCTGCGGCTGAACCCCACGCCCCCTGCCAGCGGCGCGCCCCGGGCCGAAATTCGGGGCGACTCGGTGCTGTGCCAGGAGCCGCTGCTGCTTACGGCCACCAGCAGCGTGCCCGCCGTCGGCTACCGCTGGAGCACGGGCGCTACCACGGCTAGCATCCGCCCCACGCAGCAGGGCACGTACTCGGTTGAGGTAAGATTTGCCGATGGCCGCACCGCCACCGATCAGCAGCTGGTATCGCTGCTGACTGCCGACGTACGCATTACAGGCGACACCACGCTTTGCCCCGGCACGCGGGCCCAACTCGTGGCAGCCGCCCCATATGCCACCGGCTACTACTGGAGCACCGGCGACAGCACGGCGCGCATCAGCATCAATCAGCCCGGCAACTACACTGTTACGGCTTATTTCGGTACTACTTGCTCGGCCAGCCGACAGGTGGTGGTACGAGGCCCCTCGGCGGCTATTGCGGGGCCCACTTTGCTGTGCCCAGGCACCAGCGCTACGCTTACGGCCGTGGCCCCGGGCGCCAGCGCCTTGCGGTGGAGCACCGGCGTCACCGCCCCCACCCTCACGATTACGCAGGCCGGCACCTACCGCCTCGAGGCGAGCTTTGCCAACGGCTGCGTGCTCACCAGCACGCACACCGTAGCGGCGGGCGCTACGGTGGCAGCCATCAGCGGCGACTCGCTGTTTTGCCCTGGCGGCAGTGTGCAGCTCACGGCCGTGGCCGCCGGGGCCACCGGCTACCGCTGGAGCACGGGTGCTACCACGCCCACGCTTACCGTAACCCAGCCGGGCTGGTACGCCGTGGAGGCTAGCTACAGCAACGGGTGCCGCACCACGGCCCGCATGCGCGTGCGCCAACTGCCGCCGCCCGTGGCTTTCGGCCTAGGTCGGGATACCACCATTTGCGCCGATGAGCCGCTTACCTTGCGGGCGCCCACGCATTTTGGCCCCGATGCGGCATACCTGTGGTCGGATGGCTCGCGGGGGCCGGAGTTGCGCGTAACCCAAAGCGGCGCCTACACCTTGCAAGTAACCACAGCCTGCGGCACGGTTAGCGCCTCGCGCAAAATAACCGTAACCGACTGCGCCCTGCTAGCAAACGTAATCACCCCGAACGGCGACCAGCACAACGATCGGTGGGTGCTGCACCACCTGCCACCGGGCCGCTACATCCTGGAGGTATTCAACCGCTGGGGCCAGCGCGTGTATCATTCCGCCGATTACCGCAACGACTGGGGCCCGGAGGCAGCAGCGGGCACCTACTACTACAAACTGCGCCACACCATCACCCAACAGGTGTACCAGGGCTGGGTAGAAGTGCTGCGGTAG